The Mycolicibacterium smegmatis genome has a window encoding:
- a CDS encoding acetate--CoA ligase family protein, translated as MLGARSMAVIGASARPGSFGERMVIEARRGSARTHLVNPRYRRIGDLPCHASLDDLDEVPDLVLLGVPDDALIDQLQAAAAAGVRSAVLFGSAHGAGMRRAITDIATRAGMALCGAGCMGFVNTVTGVRALGYLEPDPLPAGGVSLVTHSGSAFSTLLRARRGFGFRLAVSSGQELVTDTADYVEYALDDPGTQVIGLLLETPRAAPRLRNVLRQAAERDVPVVILTVGGSPRGRAMVAAHSGALAGDAAGWAAFCASTGAVRTTDLTEFTDTLELFACEARSGRLQRRGGGRGIATVHDSGAERALCADVAHEIGVEFAELSPRTLGVIGDLLDDGLTPSNPLDMWGTGADTRTVFGGCLRAMVEDPAVAVTALAVDLVTEYDGDTAYTDAVLDVEGQAPLAVLASVPSAIDPVMAQRLRDRGVAVLEGMRSGLAAMGHLAAWPLLVDTEPVVVDPVRRDRWSRATGPAFDLLADYGVAVPDSRPAHSRVEVVAAAAAIGYPVAVKTAGAAHKSDVGGVVLGVSGPDEVVAVYDDMAARLGPAVSVDAMVPAGVEVSVGFVRDAAFGPLVVVAAGGVAVELHGDRVVVCPPVSRTTARRIVDQLRIAPLLTGWRGGPVADIDALVDVIVAFSAMAVELGDMLDAVEANPVIVSATGAVAVDALVVPNSVPG; from the coding sequence ATGCTCGGCGCGCGGTCGATGGCCGTGATCGGCGCCAGCGCGCGCCCGGGCAGTTTCGGCGAGCGCATGGTGATCGAGGCCCGGCGAGGCTCGGCGCGAACACATCTGGTGAACCCCCGCTACCGCCGTATCGGCGACCTCCCGTGCCACGCGTCGCTCGACGACCTCGACGAGGTACCCGACCTGGTGCTGCTGGGGGTCCCCGACGACGCGCTGATCGACCAACTGCAGGCCGCGGCCGCTGCCGGTGTGCGTTCGGCGGTGCTGTTCGGATCGGCGCACGGGGCCGGGATGCGCAGGGCCATCACCGACATCGCGACGCGCGCGGGGATGGCGTTGTGCGGTGCCGGGTGCATGGGCTTCGTCAACACCGTCACCGGCGTGCGTGCTCTGGGCTATCTGGAGCCGGATCCGCTTCCCGCCGGCGGCGTATCGCTGGTGACGCACTCCGGGTCGGCGTTCTCGACCCTGCTGCGCGCGCGTCGCGGATTCGGATTCCGCCTCGCGGTGTCGTCCGGGCAGGAGCTCGTCACCGACACGGCCGACTACGTCGAATACGCGCTGGACGATCCCGGCACCCAGGTGATCGGCTTGCTGCTGGAGACCCCCCGCGCGGCGCCCCGCCTGCGTAACGTTTTGCGGCAGGCCGCCGAACGGGACGTCCCGGTCGTCATCCTCACGGTCGGCGGTTCACCGCGGGGACGTGCGATGGTGGCCGCGCACTCCGGCGCGCTGGCGGGCGACGCCGCGGGCTGGGCGGCGTTCTGCGCCTCCACGGGAGCGGTCCGTACCACCGACCTCACCGAGTTCACCGACACGCTCGAGCTTTTCGCGTGTGAGGCGCGGTCCGGGCGGCTTCAGCGACGGGGAGGGGGTAGGGGGATCGCGACTGTGCACGACTCGGGTGCCGAGCGTGCCCTGTGCGCGGACGTGGCCCACGAGATCGGCGTCGAGTTCGCCGAGTTGTCACCGCGGACGCTGGGCGTGATCGGTGATCTGCTGGACGACGGGTTGACTCCGTCGAACCCGCTCGACATGTGGGGCACGGGTGCCGATACCCGGACGGTGTTCGGGGGTTGTCTGCGTGCGATGGTCGAGGACCCGGCGGTCGCGGTCACGGCGTTGGCCGTCGACCTGGTCACCGAGTACGACGGCGACACGGCCTACACCGATGCCGTGCTCGACGTCGAGGGTCAGGCGCCGCTGGCGGTGCTGGCCTCGGTGCCGTCGGCGATCGACCCGGTGATGGCGCAGCGACTGCGTGACCGTGGGGTGGCCGTGCTGGAGGGCATGCGCAGCGGTCTGGCGGCCATGGGACATCTCGCGGCGTGGCCGCTCCTGGTGGACACAGAACCTGTTGTGGTCGACCCGGTTCGGCGTGACCGGTGGTCGCGGGCCACGGGTCCGGCGTTCGACCTGCTGGCCGATTACGGCGTCGCGGTGCCCGATTCCCGGCCGGCGCACTCGCGTGTCGAGGTGGTCGCGGCCGCCGCCGCGATCGGTTACCCGGTCGCGGTGAAAACCGCGGGGGCGGCGCACAAGAGCGACGTCGGGGGAGTGGTGCTGGGCGTGAGCGGGCCCGACGAGGTGGTGGCCGTGTACGACGACATGGCGGCCCGGCTGGGACCGGCCGTGAGCGTCGATGCCATGGTGCCCGCAGGGGTCGAGGTCTCGGTCGGATTCGTGCGCGACGCGGCCTTCGGTCCGCTGGTGGTGGTCGCGGCCGGTGGGGTGGCGGTGGAACTGCACGGCGACCGTGTCGTGGTGTGCCCGCCGGTGTCACGCACCACGGCACGACGCATCGTCGATCAGCTCCGGATCGCGCCCCTGCTCACCGGGTGGCGCGGCGGACCGGTTGCCGACATCGACGCACTGGTGGACGTGATCGTCGCGTTCTCGGCCATGGCGGTCGAACTCGGCGACATGCTCGACGCGGTCGAGGCGAACCCTGTGATCGTGTCGGCCACCGGTGCGGTCGCCGTCGACGCGTTGGTGGTGCCTAACTCGGTGCCCGGCTGA